The Variovorax paradoxus genome window below encodes:
- a CDS encoding SOS response-associated peptidase family protein: MCTRYITPEDREIEAAWYIGARSAERWMRSMRPLATGVFIRRDRERTEYARELVAGQWGLIPAHSPSHIPQNKPRRGETKSQRLSTYNARFDGIEKKPTFKDSWADSRRCVILADSFEEPCWETGANVWWRFKRTDGRPWALAGLWSPWLDRETGEMWESFTMITINANLHPIMARMHKPEVDKATKRPIEVQDKRSVVAIEERDIDRWLTCSPQEAREMVELIPVHLIDAAPAPTVPEAAEAGQQREVESSEEG; this comes from the coding sequence ATGTGCACCCGCTACATCACCCCCGAAGACCGCGAAATCGAAGCTGCCTGGTACATCGGCGCGCGCAGCGCTGAGCGCTGGATGCGCAGCATGCGGCCGCTTGCCACCGGGGTCTTCATCCGCCGCGATCGCGAGCGCACCGAGTACGCGCGTGAGTTGGTGGCAGGGCAATGGGGGCTGATCCCAGCGCACTCGCCGAGCCATATCCCCCAAAACAAGCCGCGAAGAGGCGAGACGAAGTCCCAGCGGCTGTCGACCTACAACGCCCGGTTCGACGGGATCGAGAAGAAGCCGACCTTCAAGGATTCATGGGCCGACAGCCGGCGGTGCGTGATCCTCGCCGACAGCTTCGAAGAACCCTGCTGGGAAACTGGCGCCAACGTGTGGTGGCGCTTCAAACGCACGGACGGCCGCCCTTGGGCGCTCGCGGGCCTATGGAGCCCCTGGCTGGACCGGGAGACCGGTGAGATGTGGGAGAGCTTCACCATGATCACGATCAACGCCAACTTGCACCCGATCATGGCCAGGATGCACAAGCCGGAGGTCGACAAGGCGACGAAGAGGCCAATCGAGGTGCAAGACAAGCGCTCGGTCGTCGCCATCGAGGAGCGCGACATCGACCGCTGGCTCACCTGCTCACCGCAGGAGGCCCGAGAGATGGTCGAGCTCATCCCCGTTCACCTGATCGACGCCGCACCGGCGCCGACCGTGCCCGAGGCGGCCGAGGCAGGTCAACAGCGAGAAGTCGAATCCTCGGAAGAAGGCTGA